One segment of Bacteroides caecimuris DNA contains the following:
- the gltX gene encoding glutamate--tRNA ligase — translation MAERKVRVRFAPSPTGALHIGGVRTALYNYLFARQHGGDLIFRIEDTDSNRFVPGAEEYILESFKWLGIHFDEGVSFGGEYGPYRQSERREIYKKYVQVLLENGKAYIAFDTPEELDAKRAEIANFQYDASTRGMMRNSLTMPKEEVDALIAEGKQYVVRFKIEPNEDVHVNDLIRGEVIINSSILDDKVLYKSADELPTYHLANIVDDHLMEVSHVIRGEEWLPSAPLHVLLYRAFGWEDTMPEFAHLPLLLKPEGNGKLSKRDGDRLGFPVFPLEWHDPKSGEISSGYRESGYLPEAVINFLALLGWNPGNDQEVMSMDELIKLFDLHRCSKSGAKFDYKKGIWFNHQYIQQKPNEEIAELFLPFLKEHGVEAPFEKVATVVGMMKDRVSFIKELWDVCGFFFVAPAEYDEKTVKKRWKEDSAKCMTELAEVIAGIEDFSIAGQEKVVMDWIAEKGYHTGNIMNAFRLTLVGEGKGPHMFDISWVLGKEETIARMKRAVEVLK, via the coding sequence ATGGCAGAAAGAAAAGTAAGAGTTCGTTTTGCTCCAAGTCCTACGGGAGCACTGCACATCGGTGGTGTGCGTACAGCTTTGTATAATTATCTATTTGCACGTCAACATGGCGGAGACTTGATATTTCGTATTGAAGACACTGACTCTAACCGGTTCGTTCCGGGGGCGGAAGAGTATATACTCGAATCTTTTAAGTGGTTGGGTATCCACTTTGATGAAGGAGTGAGCTTCGGTGGTGAATATGGTCCGTACCGCCAGTCGGAACGCCGCGAAATCTACAAGAAATATGTGCAGGTTTTGCTGGAAAATGGAAAAGCATACATCGCTTTTGATACTCCGGAGGAACTGGATGCTAAGCGTGCCGAAATTGCTAACTTCCAATATGACGCATCTACTCGCGGAATGATGCGCAACTCATTAACCATGCCGAAGGAAGAAGTGGATGCACTGATTGCTGAAGGCAAACAATACGTTGTTCGTTTCAAAATCGAACCGAATGAAGACGTGCATGTGAATGACCTGATTCGTGGCGAAGTTATTATCAACTCATCCATCCTGGATGATAAAGTGCTTTATAAATCGGCTGATGAACTGCCCACTTACCACTTGGCAAATATCGTGGATGACCATTTGATGGAAGTTTCCCATGTGATTCGTGGTGAGGAATGGTTGCCTTCTGCTCCTTTGCATGTATTGTTGTACCGTGCCTTCGGCTGGGAAGATACGATGCCGGAATTTGCCCACCTGCCTTTATTGCTGAAACCGGAAGGCAATGGAAAATTAAGCAAACGTGACGGTGACCGTCTCGGATTCCCTGTATTCCCATTAGAATGGCACGATCCGAAATCGGGAGAAATCTCTTCAGGTTATCGTGAATCGGGTTATCTGCCGGAAGCGGTGATTAATTTCCTGGCTTTGTTGGGATGGAATCCGGGCAATGACCAGGAAGTGATGTCAATGGACGAATTGATTAAATTGTTTGACCTTCACCGTTGCAGCAAGTCGGGTGCTAAGTTCGACTATAAAAAGGGAATATGGTTCAACCATCAATATATACAGCAGAAACCCAACGAAGAAATTGCGGAACTGTTCTTGCCTTTCCTGAAAGAACATGGTGTAGAAGCTCCTTTCGAAAAGGTGGCGACTGTGGTTGGCATGATGAAAGATCGGGTAAGTTTCATTAAAGAACTGTGGGACGTATGTGGCTTCTTCTTCGTTGCTCCTGCCGAATATGATGAAAAGACGGTGAAGAAACGCTGGAAAGAAGACTCTGCAAAATGTATGACCGAATTGGCAGAAGTGATTGCCGGCATTGAAGACTTTAGTATTGCGGGACAGGAAAAAGTCGTTATGGACTGGATTGCAGAGAAAGGTTATCATACTGGTAATATTATGAATGCTTTCCGTCTGACATTAGTGGGTGAAGGAAAGGGGCCGCACATGTTCGATATTTCCTGGGTATTGGGCAAAGAGGAGACGATAGCCCGCATGAAACGTGCGGTAGAGGTTTTGAAGTAA
- a CDS encoding gamma carbonic anhydrase family protein: protein MALIKSVRGFTPEIGENCFLADNATIIGDVKIGNDCSIWFNTVLRGDVNSIRIGNGVNIQDGSVLHTLYQKSTIEIGDHVSVGHNVTIHGATIEDYALVGMGATVLDHVVVGEGAIVAAGSLVLSNTIIEPGSIWGGVPAKFIKKVDPEQAKELNQKIAHNYLMYSQWYREDK from the coding sequence ATGGCTTTAATTAAATCAGTACGGGGTTTTACTCCCGAAATCGGAGAAAATTGCTTCCTTGCAGATAACGCAACCATTATAGGAGATGTAAAAATAGGAAATGATTGTAGCATTTGGTTTAATACCGTATTAAGAGGTGACGTCAACTCCATACGAATCGGCAACGGTGTCAATATTCAGGATGGAAGTGTCTTGCATACATTATATCAGAAATCGACTATTGAAATTGGCGATCACGTATCCGTAGGACATAATGTCACCATCCATGGGGCAACCATCGAAGATTATGCGCTGGTGGGTATGGGGGCAACCGTACTGGATCACGTCGTAGTCGGTGAAGGAGCAATCGTTGCCGCCGGTTCTCTAGTATTAAGCAATACCATCATTGAGCCGGGAAGCATTTGGGGAGGGGTACCCGCGAAATTCATAAAAAAGGTAGATCCCGAACAGGCCAAAGAACTGAATCAGAAGATTGCTCATAATTATTTGATGTATTCGCAATGGTATAGAGAAGATAAATGA
- a CDS encoding porin family protein — protein sequence MKRIFGALMIAVCIGMAMPAQAQIHFGVKGGLNLSKASFSNMGGNFKKDNFTGFFIGPMAEFNIPIIGLGVDASLLFAQRGIKITPEGADEYTVKQNGIDIPVNLKYTIGLGSLAGIYLAAGPDFYFDFEKKSGIDKKKAQVGINVGAGLKLLNHLQVGANYNIPMGDTADFEGTDASYKTKTWQVSVAYIF from the coding sequence ATGAAAAGGATTTTTGGTGCTTTAATGATTGCCGTATGTATTGGTATGGCAATGCCTGCCCAGGCGCAAATACACTTTGGTGTAAAAGGAGGTTTGAACTTGTCGAAGGCGAGTTTCTCTAATATGGGTGGAAACTTTAAGAAGGATAATTTCACCGGTTTCTTTATTGGTCCGATGGCCGAGTTTAATATTCCAATCATAGGGTTGGGAGTAGACGCTTCTTTGCTTTTTGCTCAAAGAGGTATAAAGATTACTCCGGAAGGTGCTGATGAATATACTGTTAAGCAAAACGGTATTGATATTCCTGTAAACCTGAAATATACAATCGGTTTAGGAAGTCTGGCAGGTATTTATCTTGCTGCAGGTCCTGACTTTTATTTCGATTTTGAAAAGAAGTCGGGAATCGATAAGAAGAAAGCGCAAGTAGGTATTAATGTGGGTGCTGGTTTGAAGTTGCTGAACCATCTGCAGGTAGGTGCTAATTACAATATCCCAATGGGCGACACTGCGGATTTTGAAGGAACGGATGCTTCTTATAAAACTAAGACTTGGCAAGTATCTGTTGCCTATATCTTTTAA
- a CDS encoding low molecular weight protein-tyrosine-phosphatase has translation MKKILFVCLGNICRSSTAEGVMLHLIKEAGLENEFVIDSAGILSYHQGELPDSRMRAHAARRGYQLVHRSRPVRTEDFYHFDLIIGMDDRNIDDLKDKAPSLEEWKKIHRMTEYCTRIPADHVPDPYYGGAEGFEYVLDVLEDACAGLLTSLTPDN, from the coding sequence ATGAAGAAAATATTGTTTGTCTGCCTGGGAAATATCTGCCGTAGCTCTACGGCTGAAGGCGTGATGCTTCATTTGATAAAAGAAGCGGGACTGGAAAATGAATTTGTGATAGATTCCGCCGGAATCTTGTCTTATCATCAGGGCGAACTGCCGGATAGCCGGATGCGTGCTCATGCAGCCCGTCGCGGGTATCAACTGGTGCATCGTTCGCGCCCTGTCCGTACAGAAGATTTCTATCATTTTGATTTGATAATCGGTATGGACGACCGGAATATAGACGACCTGAAAGACAAAGCACCTTCTCTTGAGGAATGGAAGAAGATTCATCGCATGACGGAATACTGCACCCGTATTCCTGCGGATCATGTCCCCGACCCCTATTATGGAGGGGCCGAAGGATTTGAATATGTACTCGATGTGTTGGAAGACGCTTGTGCCGGTCTGCTTACTTCTTTAACTCCGGATAACTGA
- a CDS encoding HD family phosphohydrolase, with the protein MEHLKKKKKSFSWRDLLYKSLLFVSTVTLIVYFLPRDGKFNYQFDINKPWKYGQLIATFDFPIYKEDAVVKREQDSLMAFFQPYYQLDKDIEKNAIAKLKENYHTNLKGILPSIDYLRYIERTLKEIYQAGIVSTEDIQQLQKDSTSSVMMIDDKLANPQATENIYTVKKAYEHLLTADSTHFNREILRQCALNEYITPNLTFDEERTQSAKEEILNNYSWANGLVVSGQKIIDRGEIISPHTYNILESLRKESIKRNESMGQSRLILGGQVLFVGMLMLCFMLYLDLFRKDYYQRKGSLSLLFTLIVFYSVITAFMVTHNIFNVYIIPYAMLPIIIRVFLDSRTAFLTHVITILICSISLRFPHEFILTQLAAGLVAIFSLRELSQRSQLFRTALLVILTYAAIYFAFELMTENGLSNDFSKLNIRMYTYFIINGILLLFTYPLLFLLEKTFGFTSNVTLVELSNINNDLLRQMSETVPGTFQHSMQVANLAAEAAIRIGAKSQLVRTGALYHDIGKMENPAFFTENQSGGVNPHKNLNYEQSAQVVISHVTDGLKLADKHNLPKAVKDFISTHHGRGKTKYFYISWKNEHPDEEPNEELFTYPGPNPFTKEQAILMMADAVEAASRSLPEYTEETISNLVDKIIDSQVTEGYFKECPITFKDIATVKAVFKEKLKIAYHTRISYPELKK; encoded by the coding sequence ATGGAACATTTGAAGAAGAAGAAAAAAAGTTTTTCATGGAGAGATTTACTATATAAATCACTGCTATTTGTGAGCACAGTGACGCTGATTGTCTATTTCCTGCCACGTGACGGAAAATTCAATTACCAGTTTGACATCAATAAGCCTTGGAAATACGGGCAGCTGATAGCGACTTTCGACTTTCCTATTTATAAAGAGGATGCGGTAGTAAAAAGAGAGCAGGACAGTCTGATGGCTTTCTTCCAACCTTATTACCAATTGGATAAAGACATCGAAAAAAATGCAATCGCCAAGCTGAAAGAGAATTACCACACCAATCTGAAAGGAATTCTTCCTTCCATCGATTACTTGCGGTATATCGAGCGTACCTTAAAAGAAATCTATCAGGCAGGTATCGTATCGACAGAGGATATACAACAGCTTCAAAAAGACAGCACTTCGTCCGTCATGATGATTGACGATAAACTTGCCAACCCGCAGGCTACTGAAAACATTTACACGGTAAAGAAAGCGTATGAACACCTGCTGACAGCAGACTCTACCCATTTCAACCGGGAAATATTAAGGCAATGCGCACTGAACGAATACATTACTCCCAACCTCACTTTTGACGAGGAACGCACCCAGTCCGCCAAAGAGGAAATATTAAATAATTACTCTTGGGCAAACGGACTGGTAGTCAGCGGACAGAAGATTATCGACCGTGGAGAAATCATCAGCCCGCATACCTATAATATCCTCGAATCATTGCGCAAAGAATCCATCAAACGCAACGAGTCTATGGGACAAAGCCGTTTGATCCTCGGTGGCCAGGTTCTTTTTGTGGGTATGCTGATGCTTTGTTTCATGCTCTATCTTGATTTATTCCGGAAAGACTATTATCAACGGAAAGGCAGTCTGTCGTTACTATTCACCCTGATTGTGTTCTACAGCGTCATAACAGCCTTCATGGTGACACATAATATATTTAATGTGTACATCATCCCATACGCGATGCTGCCGATTATCATCCGTGTCTTTCTTGATTCGAGAACCGCTTTTCTGACGCATGTCATCACCATATTGATATGCTCCATCTCCTTGCGCTTCCCTCATGAGTTTATTCTGACGCAGTTGGCAGCAGGATTAGTGGCGATATTCAGCCTAAGGGAGCTATCGCAGAGATCCCAGCTTTTCCGAACAGCCTTATTAGTGATACTGACTTATGCAGCCATTTATTTCGCTTTCGAACTGATGACGGAGAATGGTCTTTCCAACGACTTCTCGAAGCTGAACATACGTATGTACACCTACTTCATCATTAACGGAATCCTATTATTATTCACTTATCCTTTATTATTCTTATTGGAAAAGACTTTCGGATTTACTTCCAATGTAACTCTTGTGGAACTTTCGAATATCAATAACGATCTTTTGCGACAGATGTCTGAAACGGTTCCCGGAACCTTCCAACATTCCATGCAGGTGGCTAATCTGGCAGCAGAAGCCGCTATCCGCATTGGAGCAAAAAGCCAGTTAGTACGTACGGGAGCTTTGTATCACGATATCGGGAAGATGGAAAACCCGGCTTTCTTTACGGAGAATCAGTCGGGAGGAGTTAATCCGCATAAGAATTTGAATTACGAACAAAGTGCACAAGTCGTTATCAGCCATGTGACAGATGGTTTGAAGCTGGCGGATAAACACAATCTGCCTAAAGCGGTCAAAGATTTTATCAGCACCCATCACGGACGGGGAAAAACAAAATATTTCTATATTTCCTGGAAGAACGAGCATCCGGACGAAGAGCCGAATGAAGAATTATTCACTTATCCCGGACCGAATCCGTTTACCAAAGAACAGGCTATCCTGATGATGGCGGATGCCGTGGAAGCTGCCTCACGCAGTCTTCCGGAATATACGGAAGAAACCATCAGCAACCTGGTTGACAAGATTATCGACTCACAGGTTACCGAAGGTTACTTTAAGGAATGCCCGATCACTTTCAAGGATATAGCAACTGTGAAAGCTGTATTCAAGGAAAAACTAAAGATTGCTTATCACACCCGGATCAGTTATCCGGAGTTAAAGAAGTAA
- a CDS encoding 3-deoxy-D-manno-octulosonic acid transferase has protein sequence MLYNLAIVIYDFIVHLAAPFSRKPRKMMKGHWVVYELLRQQVEKGEQYIWFHAASLGEFEQGRPLIEMIRAKYPDYKILLTFFSPSGYEVRKHYRGADIVCYLPFDKPRNVRKFLHIVNPCMAFFIKYEFWKNYLDELHKRRIPVYSVSSIFRREQIFFKWYGGTYRNVLKDFDHLFVQNEASKRYLSKIGINRVTVVGDTRFDRVLQIREEAKELPLVEKFKGNNSFTFVAGSSWGPDEDLFLEYFNNHPEMKLIIAPHVIDENHLVEIIGKLKRPYVRYTRADERNVLKADCLIIDCFGLLSSIYRYGEIAYIGGGFGVGIHNTLEAAVYGIPVIFGPKYQKFMEAVQLIEAKGAYSIKDYDELKALLDRFLTDELFLHESGTNAGYYVTSNAGATEKIMHMINF, from the coding sequence ATGCTTTACAACCTGGCAATAGTCATTTATGACTTTATCGTCCATTTGGCTGCTCCGTTTAGCCGTAAGCCCCGAAAGATGATGAAAGGGCATTGGGTGGTGTATGAACTCCTGCGGCAGCAAGTGGAGAAAGGGGAACAGTATATTTGGTTTCATGCTGCTTCGCTGGGGGAGTTTGAACAAGGGCGTCCTCTGATAGAAATGATTCGTGCGAAGTATCCTGACTATAAAATATTGCTGACATTTTTCTCTCCTTCCGGTTACGAGGTGCGTAAGCATTACCGGGGAGCGGATATTGTCTGCTATCTGCCGTTTGATAAACCGCGGAATGTGAGGAAGTTCCTGCATATTGTAAATCCTTGCATGGCGTTCTTTATCAAATATGAGTTCTGGAAGAATTATCTGGATGAGCTTCACAAACGCCGTATCCCGGTATATAGTGTATCATCTATCTTCCGTCGCGAACAAATATTCTTTAAATGGTACGGTGGAACTTACCGCAATGTATTGAAAGATTTCGACCATCTGTTTGTTCAGAATGAGGCATCCAAACGTTATTTGTCGAAGATCGGCATTAACCGTGTGACAGTAGTGGGAGATACCCGTTTTGACCGGGTGTTGCAAATCCGTGAAGAAGCGAAAGAACTCCCGTTGGTAGAGAAATTTAAAGGAAACAACTCCTTTACTTTTGTTGCCGGAAGCTCATGGGGGCCTGACGAAGATTTATTCCTCGAATATTTCAATAACCATCCGGAAATGAAACTGATTATTGCTCCACATGTGATTGACGAGAATCATCTGGTTGAGATTATCGGTAAATTGAAACGGCCGTATGTGCGCTATACCCGTGCCGACGAAAGGAATGTATTGAAGGCGGATTGCCTCATAATAGACTGCTTCGGGCTGTTGTCTTCTATCTACCGTTATGGTGAAATAGCTTACATCGGTGGTGGTTTCGGAGTAGGTATTCATAACACATTGGAAGCGGCTGTATATGGCATTCCGGTGATTTTCGGGCCGAAGTATCAGAAATTTATGGAAGCTGTTCAATTGATCGAGGCAAAAGGCGCTTATTCCATCAAAGATTATGATGAACTGAAAGCTTTGCTGGATCGTTTCCTGACGGATGAATTGTTCTTGCATGAATCCGGAACAAATGCCGGTTATTATGTGACTAGTAATGCCGGAGCTACAGAAAAGATTATGCACATGATTAATTTTTGA
- the priA gene encoding primosomal protein N', with protein sequence MKKYVDVILPLPLSKSFTYSLPDECAEDVKIGCRVVVPFGRKKFYTAIVLNVHYCAPTEYEVKDISALLDASPILLPVQFKFWEWIADYYLCTQGDVYKAALPSGLKLESETIVEYNPDFEADAPLPEREQRILDLLAIDAQQSVTKLEKDSGIKNILTAIKSLLDKEAIFVKEELKRTYKPKTEARVRLAGTADEKQLHILFDILSRAPKQLALLMKYVEYSGILGTGTPKEVSKKELLQRANVAPSVLNGLVDKKIFEIYYHEIGRLNRQEKEVVELNALNEFQQRAHDEIVRSFQEKNVCLLHGVTSSGKTEVYIHLIEETIRQGKQVLYLLPEIALTTQITERLQRVFGARLGIYHSKFPDAERVEIWRKQLGENGYDIILGVRSSVFLPFRNLGLVIVDEEHENTYKQQDPAPRYHARSAAIVLAAMYGAKTLLGTATPSIESWQNAGEGKYGFVQLKERYKEIQLPEIIPVDIKELHRKKRMVGQFSPLLIQYMKEALEQEEQVILFQNRRGFAPMVECRTCGWVPKCKNCDVSLTYHKGINQLTCHYCGYTYQLPKSCPACEGTELVNRGFGTEKIEDDIKILFPEAAVARMDLDTTRTRSAYEKIIADFEQGKTDILIGTQMVSKGLDFDHVSIVGILNADTMLNYPDFRSYERAFQLMAQVAGRAGRKNKRGRVVLQTKSIEHPIIHQVIANDYEDMVGGQLAERQMFHYPPYYRLVYVYLKNHNEALLDQMAAVMADKLRAVFGNRVLGPDKPPVARIQTLFIKKIVVKIEQNAPMGRARELLLRIQREMLEDERYKSLIVYYDVDPM encoded by the coding sequence ATGAAAAAATATGTAGATGTCATATTACCGCTTCCGCTTTCGAAGAGTTTTACTTACTCTTTGCCAGATGAATGTGCGGAAGATGTGAAGATAGGCTGCCGTGTGGTAGTTCCTTTCGGGCGGAAGAAGTTTTATACGGCTATTGTCCTTAATGTTCATTATTGTGCTCCAACGGAGTACGAAGTGAAAGATATATCTGCATTACTGGATGCTTCTCCCATTCTACTACCCGTTCAGTTCAAATTTTGGGAATGGATAGCCGATTACTATCTCTGTACGCAGGGAGATGTTTATAAAGCGGCACTTCCTTCCGGTCTGAAACTGGAGAGTGAAACGATTGTTGAATATAATCCCGACTTTGAAGCGGATGCTCCGTTGCCGGAGCGCGAACAACGCATTTTGGATTTACTTGCCATAGATGCGCAGCAGTCCGTCACCAAACTGGAGAAAGACAGCGGCATAAAAAACATTCTTACTGCCATCAAGTCCCTGCTCGATAAAGAAGCCATTTTTGTAAAGGAAGAATTGAAACGCACTTATAAGCCTAAGACAGAGGCGCGAGTGCGGCTTGCGGGTACGGCAGATGAAAAGCAACTCCATATTCTGTTTGATATTCTGTCTCGTGCTCCGAAGCAACTGGCGTTGCTCATGAAATATGTAGAGTATTCAGGCATTTTAGGAACCGGAACACCGAAAGAAGTCTCTAAGAAAGAATTGTTGCAACGGGCTAATGTGGCCCCTTCAGTACTGAACGGGCTGGTGGATAAGAAGATTTTCGAAATCTACTATCACGAAATCGGCCGGTTGAATAGACAGGAGAAAGAAGTGGTCGAGCTGAACGCCTTGAATGAGTTCCAGCAGCGGGCACATGATGAAATAGTCCGGTCTTTCCAGGAGAAGAACGTGTGTCTGCTTCATGGAGTAACGTCCAGTGGGAAGACGGAAGTGTATATCCATCTAATCGAAGAAACGATTCGTCAGGGAAAACAAGTCTTATATTTGTTGCCGGAGATTGCCTTGACTACTCAAATTACAGAGCGTCTGCAACGCGTCTTCGGTGCTCGTCTGGGGATCTACCATTCTAAATTCCCCGATGCCGAACGGGTTGAAATATGGCGGAAACAACTGGGAGAGAACGGGTACGATATTATCCTGGGTGTTCGCTCTTCCGTGTTTCTTCCTTTCCGGAATCTGGGATTGGTGATTGTGGACGAAGAGCACGAAAATACATATAAACAACAAGATCCCGCCCCCCGCTATCATGCCCGTAGCGCAGCGATTGTACTGGCTGCCATGTATGGAGCTAAAACCTTATTGGGAACGGCTACTCCTTCCATCGAATCGTGGCAGAACGCCGGGGAGGGGAAATATGGTTTTGTACAACTGAAAGAACGATATAAAGAAATTCAATTGCCGGAGATTATTCCGGTAGATATAAAGGAATTGCATCGCAAAAAGAGAATGGTGGGACAATTCTCACCGCTCTTGATACAATACATGAAAGAGGCTTTGGAACAGGAAGAGCAAGTGATTCTCTTTCAGAACCGTCGCGGGTTTGCTCCGATGGTGGAGTGTCGTACCTGCGGTTGGGTGCCTAAGTGTAAGAATTGCGATGTGAGCCTTACCTATCATAAAGGAATCAATCAGCTAACTTGTCATTATTGCGGTTATACCTACCAACTGCCGAAATCCTGTCCAGCCTGCGAAGGTACGGAACTGGTGAACCGTGGCTTTGGTACGGAAAAGATTGAAGATGACATTAAAATCCTTTTTCCCGAAGCGGCAGTGGCACGAATGGACTTGGATACCACCCGAACCCGCTCTGCTTATGAAAAGATTATTGCGGATTTCGAACAGGGAAAGACGGATATATTGATTGGCACGCAGATGGTTTCAAAAGGATTGGATTTCGATCATGTCAGTATTGTCGGTATACTGAATGCTGATACGATGCTGAACTATCCGGATTTCCGTTCCTATGAACGAGCTTTCCAGTTGATGGCGCAGGTAGCGGGACGTGCCGGACGTAAGAACAAACGGGGTAGGGTGGTGCTACAAACCAAGAGCATCGAGCATCCCATCATCCATCAGGTCATTGCCAATGATTATGAAGACATGGTAGGCGGGCAGTTGGCGGAACGGCAGATGTTTCATTATCCTCCTTATTACCGGTTGGTATATGTTTATCTGAAAAATCATAATGAAGCGTTGCTGGATCAGATGGCGGCAGTGATGGCGGATAAGCTGCGGGCGGTATTTGGCAATCGGGTGTTGGGACCGGATAAACCTCCTGTTGCCCGTATCCAAACGTTGTTTATCAAGAAGATTGTCGTAAAGATTGAGCAGAACGCTCCGATGGGACGTGCCCGTGAGTTGTTGTTACGCATCCAACGGGAGATGTTGGAAGATGAACGCTATAAATCTTTGATTGTTTATTATGATGTAGACCCCATGTGA
- a CDS encoding aminopeptidase P family protein, which translates to MKQSIKERVHALRMTFHPNSIKAFIIPSTDPHLSEYVAPHWMSREWISGFTGSAGTAVILMDKAGLWTDSRYFLQAMEELEGSGITLYKEMLPETPSITEFLCQHLKPGESVSIDGKMFSVQQVEQLKKELAAHQLQVDIFGDPLKNIWKDRPAMPDSPAFIYDIKYAGKSCEEKISAIRTELKKKGVYALFISALDEIAWTLNLRGNDVHCNPVIVSYLLITQDEVTYFISPEKVTAEVEAYLKERQIGIQKYDEVETFLNSFPGKNILIDPRKTNYSIYSSINPQCSILRGESPVALLKAIRNEQEVAGIRAAMQRDGVALVRFLKWLEESVPTGKETELSIDKKLHEFRAAQPLYMGESFDTIAGYKEHGAIVHYSATPESDVTLQPKGFLLLDSGAQYLDGTTDITRTIALGELTEEEKTDYTLILKGHIALAMAKFPAGTRGAQLDVLARMPIWNHRMNFLHGTGHGVGHFLSVHEGPQSIRMNENPVILQPGMVTSNEPGVYKAGSHGIRTENLTLVCKDGEGMFGEYLKFETITLCPICKKGIIKEMLANEETEWLNNYHQTVYERLSPDLNEEEKVWLQEATASL; encoded by the coding sequence CCCTCATCTTAGCGAATATGTGGCTCCCCACTGGATGTCACGCGAGTGGATTTCCGGTTTTACCGGTTCTGCCGGAACGGCGGTTATCTTGATGGATAAGGCTGGATTATGGACCGACTCACGTTACTTTCTGCAAGCTATGGAGGAATTGGAGGGCAGCGGTATTACCTTATATAAAGAGATGTTGCCGGAAACTCCTAGTATTACAGAATTTCTCTGCCAACACTTAAAACCCGGAGAATCCGTAAGTATCGACGGAAAAATGTTCTCTGTGCAACAAGTCGAACAGCTGAAAAAAGAACTGGCAGCACACCAGTTACAAGTTGACATATTCGGAGATCCATTGAAAAACATCTGGAAAGACCGACCCGCCATGCCTGATTCTCCTGCCTTTATTTATGATATCAAATATGCAGGAAAAAGCTGTGAAGAGAAAATATCCGCCATTCGTACAGAGTTAAAGAAGAAAGGTGTCTATGCTTTATTCATATCCGCGCTTGATGAGATCGCATGGACGCTCAATTTGCGGGGAAACGATGTACATTGCAATCCGGTCATAGTAAGCTACCTATTAATCACACAGGATGAGGTGACTTATTTTATTTCACCGGAGAAGGTGACGGCAGAAGTAGAGGCTTATCTAAAGGAACGGCAGATTGGGATACAGAAGTATGATGAGGTAGAGACATTCCTGAATTCTTTTCCGGGAAAAAACATTTTGATTGACCCACGGAAAACGAACTATTCCATCTATTCGTCTATTAATCCGCAATGTTCTATTCTTCGTGGCGAGTCGCCTGTCGCATTATTGAAAGCGATTCGCAATGAGCAGGAGGTCGCCGGCATCCGCGCTGCCATGCAACGGGATGGGGTAGCACTCGTCAGATTCCTCAAATGGCTGGAAGAATCTGTACCTACCGGAAAAGAGACAGAATTAAGTATAGATAAAAAGTTGCATGAGTTTAGGGCAGCACAGCCTCTCTACATGGGGGAAAGTTTCGACACGATTGCAGGATATAAAGAACACGGGGCAATCGTTCATTATTCGGCTACCCCGGAAAGTGACGTGACTCTTCAGCCCAAAGGATTCTTACTTTTAGATTCAGGAGCCCAATATTTGGACGGAACTACCGACATCACCCGAACCATTGCCTTAGGCGAACTTACAGAAGAAGAAAAAACAGATTATACTCTTATATTAAAAGGACACATCGCGTTGGCTATGGCCAAATTCCCTGCCGGAACCCGTGGAGCCCAGCTCGACGTACTAGCCCGCATGCCTATCTGGAACCACAGGATGAATTTTCTTCATGGCACAGGACATGGCGTCGGACATTTCCTGAGCGTACACGAAGGTCCGCAAAGTATCCGTATGAATGAGAATCCTGTCATTTTACAGCCCGGCATGGTTACCTCCAATGAGCCTGGCGTTTATAAAGCAGGCAGTCACGGGATACGTACGGAGAACCTGACGTTGGTTTGCAAAGACGGAGAGGGAATGTTTGGAGAATACCTTAAGTTTGAAACTATCACTTTATGTCCAATCTGCAAAAAAGGGATCATCAAGGAGATGCTGGCAAATGAAGAAACTGAATGGTTAAACAATTACCATCAGACTGTCTACGAGAGGTTGTCACCGGATCTTAACGAAGAAGAAAAAGTTTGGTTACAAGAGGCGACTGCTTCCCTTTAA